One Arthrobacter sp. FW306-07-I genomic window carries:
- the pheA gene encoding prephenate dehydratase encodes MPGSPRTYSFLGPEGTFTEAALLQVADAPQAVRVPASNVNAALDRVRDGSADGAMVPIENSVEGGVTATLDAIASGQELRILREVLVPISFVLVSRPGVGVEDVRQVSTHGHAWAQCRLWVEKHIPEAEYMPGSSTAAAALGLLERDCTYDAAICAPLVAREHPELSVLGEDIGDNPGAVTRFILVSRPGALPAPTGADKTTLVVPLPEDRPGALMEILDQFASRGVNLSRIESRPTGQYLGHYFFSIDADGHACEARVADALAGLHRISPGTRFLGSYPRADGQATPVAAHTSDAAFSAAHTWVQSILAAESVAGESGSEASRTA; translated from the coding sequence GTGCCCGGCAGTCCCCGAACTTACTCCTTCCTGGGACCGGAGGGCACCTTCACCGAGGCGGCCCTCCTGCAGGTGGCTGATGCACCCCAGGCCGTCAGGGTCCCGGCCTCCAACGTCAATGCCGCCCTTGACAGGGTGCGCGACGGGTCAGCGGACGGTGCCATGGTCCCCATCGAGAACTCGGTGGAGGGCGGAGTCACTGCCACCCTGGACGCGATCGCCTCCGGCCAGGAACTGCGCATCCTCCGCGAGGTCCTGGTTCCCATCAGCTTTGTCCTGGTGTCCCGGCCCGGAGTAGGAGTGGAAGACGTGCGGCAGGTGTCCACCCACGGCCATGCCTGGGCCCAGTGCCGGTTGTGGGTGGAGAAGCATATACCTGAAGCGGAATATATGCCCGGCTCATCAACAGCTGCAGCGGCACTCGGACTGCTGGAGCGGGACTGCACCTACGACGCCGCAATCTGCGCCCCGCTCGTTGCCCGGGAGCACCCGGAGCTGTCCGTGCTGGGAGAGGACATCGGCGACAACCCCGGTGCCGTGACGCGCTTCATCCTGGTCAGCCGGCCCGGTGCACTGCCGGCGCCTACCGGAGCAGACAAGACGACCCTTGTGGTCCCGCTTCCGGAGGACCGTCCGGGCGCTTTGATGGAGATCCTGGACCAGTTCGCCAGCCGGGGCGTCAACCTCAGCCGGATTGAATCCCGGCCCACCGGGCAGTACCTGGGCCACTACTTCTTCAGCATTGACGCGGACGGCCATGCCTGCGAAGCGAGGGTGGCGGATGCGCTCGCCGGGCTGCACCGCATCAGCCCGGGAACCCGCTTCCTGGGCTCGTACCCCAGGGCTGACGGGCAGGCCACGCCGGTGGCGGCGCACACCTCCGATGCAGCCTTCTCGGCGGCGCACACCTGGGTCCAATCCATACTTGCCGCGGAATCCGTCGCAGGTGAAAGCGGTTCCGAGGCTTCGCGCACAGCGTAG
- a CDS encoding amidase, producing MAELHELPALDLRDLLRSGTVSAVEAAEHFLARIEQQNPLLGAFITATADQALEEARAADIRHSRTVAADLPTLHGMPIAFKDLTDVAGVVTTHGSAALEHKPAPVDSPLVALFRDAGVTVLGKTQVPEFGLTAYSENRIAPPSRNPRAPSRSSGGSSGGSAAAVAAGLLPFAPGTDGGGSVRIPAAACGLVGLKPGRGLVTAGESAGDPARLVVPGPLARSSGDTALMMDVLAPGHAYLQALHQEPPRVRIGVTLDSPWSSTFPFTLEQEALDALRAGVALLEQAGHALGDADIRYDNRYPDAFTTAWTAGVGTTRISPTREALLAPLTRTFRRRAQQRSPAKLAEALAFLRQFQHDTLAQYGQWDMMLMPTLAQTPRPVGWFTGTAHGSDRWPAAEWPGDADGDYRKQCEYAPWSSMVNVCGLPAITLPVHWTGGTAGSGLPMGIQLVGPMGSETLLLQVARQLGF from the coding sequence ATGGCTGAACTCCACGAACTCCCGGCCCTGGACCTGCGGGATCTCCTGCGGAGCGGAACGGTGTCCGCGGTGGAGGCAGCCGAGCATTTCCTGGCACGGATTGAGCAGCAGAACCCCCTCCTGGGCGCCTTCATCACCGCGACTGCGGACCAGGCCCTGGAGGAGGCCCGTGCAGCGGACATCCGGCACTCGCGGACAGTCGCCGCGGACCTGCCCACACTGCACGGCATGCCGATTGCCTTTAAGGACCTTACCGACGTCGCGGGCGTGGTGACCACGCACGGCAGCGCCGCACTGGAGCACAAACCTGCCCCCGTCGACAGCCCGCTGGTGGCACTCTTTAGGGATGCCGGCGTGACCGTCCTGGGCAAAACGCAGGTGCCCGAATTTGGACTGACCGCGTACAGCGAAAACCGCATCGCACCGCCGTCGCGCAATCCCCGAGCACCCAGCCGGAGCTCGGGAGGCTCCTCCGGCGGCAGCGCCGCTGCGGTGGCGGCAGGGCTGCTGCCTTTCGCCCCGGGGACCGACGGCGGCGGGTCAGTCAGGATTCCGGCGGCCGCGTGCGGCCTGGTGGGGTTGAAGCCGGGACGGGGCCTCGTAACGGCCGGGGAAAGCGCGGGCGACCCCGCCCGGCTGGTGGTGCCCGGGCCCCTCGCCCGGAGTTCAGGGGACACGGCACTGATGATGGACGTCCTGGCCCCGGGGCACGCCTACCTCCAGGCGCTGCATCAGGAGCCACCGCGGGTAAGGATTGGTGTCACGCTGGACAGCCCGTGGTCGAGCACTTTCCCCTTCACCCTGGAGCAGGAGGCCCTGGACGCGCTGCGCGCGGGCGTTGCCCTCCTGGAGCAGGCCGGCCATGCTCTTGGTGATGCCGACATCCGCTACGACAACCGCTATCCAGATGCCTTCACCACGGCCTGGACCGCGGGGGTGGGTACCACCAGGATCAGCCCCACGCGGGAGGCGCTGCTGGCACCCCTCACCAGGACCTTCCGGCGGCGGGCCCAGCAGCGCAGCCCGGCCAAGCTCGCCGAGGCGCTGGCCTTCCTGCGGCAGTTCCAGCACGACACCCTGGCACAGTACGGGCAGTGGGACATGATGCTGATGCCCACGCTGGCACAGACTCCGCGGCCGGTGGGCTGGTTCACCGGGACGGCCCATGGAAGCGACCGCTGGCCGGCCGCCGAGTGGCCCGGGGATGCCGACGGCGACTACCGGAAACAGTGCGAATACGCGCCATGGTCCTCCATGGTGAACGTGTGCGGACTGCCGGCCATCACCCTTCCCGTGCACTGGACGGGAGGAACCGCCGGCAGCGGGCTTCCCATGGGCATCCAACTGGTGGGGCCTATGGGGTCGGAAACCCTCCTCCTGCAGGTGGCGCGTCAGCTGGGCTTCTAG
- a CDS encoding diacylglycerol/lipid kinase family protein, with translation MSDWILYLLIAVALAFATSSWWGVRRLKALHVRSTVAGEAYDSGLAQQRVAVVLNPIKARAGEAREMIHRACLAAGWDEPVFFETRAEDPGFSQMQAALAGKPDVVLVGGGDGTVRVVAEALARTNVAMGLIPLGTGNLLARNVDLDVNDLHGNVQTALFGRQRYIDTARMAIENSRTGHYSEHVFLVIAGIGMDAEVLADTNAGLKKAVGWLAYTEAGVRHLPGRRKRVSIALDGSPEQIRNIRSVLFANCGLVPGGIDFIPQAMIDDGMLDVVVMSPRSALGWLLMYVKIMFKHSGKLPVMTVYRSTRVVIKCPEPMPTQLDGDTSGEATQLTVQVEPRSLLIRVKGQVQATGATAR, from the coding sequence ATGAGCGACTGGATTCTCTACCTGCTGATTGCGGTGGCGCTTGCCTTCGCCACCTCCAGCTGGTGGGGGGTGCGGCGCCTCAAGGCCCTGCACGTTCGCAGTACCGTGGCCGGCGAAGCTTATGACTCCGGGCTGGCGCAGCAGCGCGTGGCAGTAGTCCTGAACCCCATCAAGGCCAGGGCTGGCGAAGCCCGGGAAATGATTCACAGGGCCTGCCTTGCCGCCGGGTGGGACGAGCCCGTCTTCTTCGAAACGAGGGCGGAGGACCCGGGATTCTCCCAGATGCAGGCGGCACTGGCAGGAAAGCCCGACGTCGTCCTGGTGGGCGGCGGGGACGGCACGGTACGCGTGGTGGCTGAGGCCCTCGCACGCACCAACGTTGCCATGGGCCTGATTCCGCTGGGCACCGGCAACCTGTTGGCCCGCAACGTGGACCTGGACGTGAACGACCTCCACGGCAACGTCCAGACAGCGCTTTTCGGCCGCCAGCGCTATATCGACACTGCCCGCATGGCCATTGAGAACTCGCGGACCGGGCATTACTCCGAGCACGTGTTCCTGGTCATCGCAGGCATCGGCATGGATGCGGAGGTCCTGGCCGACACCAACGCAGGACTGAAGAAGGCGGTGGGCTGGCTGGCCTACACGGAGGCCGGTGTGCGGCACCTCCCCGGCCGGCGGAAGAGGGTATCCATCGCCCTGGACGGGAGCCCCGAGCAGATCCGGAACATCCGCAGCGTGCTGTTCGCCAACTGTGGTCTGGTACCGGGCGGCATCGATTTCATCCCGCAGGCCATGATCGACGACGGCATGCTGGACGTAGTGGTGATGAGCCCGCGCAGCGCCCTTGGCTGGCTCCTGATGTACGTGAAAATCATGTTCAAGCACAGCGGAAAGCTGCCCGTCATGACCGTGTACCGGTCAACCAGGGTGGTCATCAAGTGCCCCGAGCCCATGCCCACACAGCTCGACGGCGACACATCAGGGGAAGCGACACAGCTTACGGTTCAGGTGGAGCCCCGGTCGCTCCTGATCCGGGTGAAAGGGCAGGTACAGGCCACCGGCGCAACCGCGCGCTAA
- a CDS encoding rhodanese-like domain-containing protein, giving the protein MSDFDTVPVHDVPADAVILDVREDYEWVAGHADGALHIPMDQIPARLGELDPDEDLYVICRTGGRSFRVAQWLTGQGYTAINVSGGMDQWLESGKPLVSDNGLKPLVL; this is encoded by the coding sequence ATGAGCGATTTCGATACCGTCCCCGTCCACGACGTCCCCGCTGACGCAGTGATCCTGGATGTCCGGGAGGACTACGAGTGGGTTGCCGGTCACGCCGACGGCGCACTCCACATCCCCATGGACCAGATCCCGGCCCGGCTCGGCGAACTCGACCCGGATGAGGACCTCTATGTCATTTGCCGCACGGGCGGGCGGTCCTTCCGCGTTGCCCAATGGCTTACCGGCCAGGGTTACACCGCCATCAACGTCTCCGGCGGCATGGACCAGTGGCTGGAATCCGGCAAGCCCCTGGTCTCGGACAACGGACTTAAGCCGCTGGTCCTTTAG
- the serS gene encoding serine--tRNA ligase: protein MIDVKDLSENPDKYRASQRARGADESVVDAIISANSARREDLLRFENLRAEQNVFGKKVAKAKGEERQALLAEVKELANSVKAASAEADAAQTKQEELLRTIPNLVEDGVPEGGEDDYVVVKTVGTPREFPDFEPRDHLEIGELLGAIDMERGAKVSGARFYFLKGVGARLEMALLQMAMDQAIEAGFVPMITPTLVRPETMQGTGFDVKHDAEIYRLAEDDLYLVGTSEVALAGYHADEILDFSAGPIRYAGQSSCYRREAGSHGKDTRGIIRVHQFNKVEMFIYTTVEEAAAEHQRLLAWEEEMLAKCELPYRVIDTAAGDLGMSAARKYDCEAWVPTQGAYRELTSTSNCTTFQARRLNIRERIVNAEGVAKGTRAVATLNGTLATTRWIVALLEHHQNADGSVNVPKALQKYLGGLEVLPVL from the coding sequence GTGATCGACGTAAAAGACCTCAGCGAAAACCCGGACAAGTACCGTGCCAGCCAGCGTGCCCGTGGCGCGGACGAATCAGTGGTGGACGCGATCATCTCCGCGAATTCCGCCCGCCGCGAGGACCTGCTCCGCTTCGAGAACCTCCGCGCCGAGCAGAACGTGTTCGGCAAGAAGGTGGCCAAGGCCAAGGGCGAGGAGAGGCAGGCCCTGCTGGCCGAGGTCAAGGAGCTGGCCAACTCCGTCAAGGCCGCCTCCGCCGAGGCCGATGCCGCCCAGACCAAGCAGGAAGAACTGCTGCGCACCATCCCCAACCTCGTTGAGGACGGCGTTCCCGAGGGCGGCGAGGACGACTACGTGGTGGTCAAGACCGTCGGCACGCCGCGCGAATTCCCTGACTTTGAACCGCGCGACCACCTGGAGATCGGCGAGCTGCTTGGCGCGATCGACATGGAACGCGGCGCCAAGGTTTCCGGCGCCCGCTTCTACTTCCTCAAGGGCGTTGGAGCGCGGCTGGAGATGGCGCTGCTGCAGATGGCCATGGACCAGGCCATCGAGGCCGGCTTCGTCCCGATGATCACGCCCACCCTGGTGCGTCCGGAAACAATGCAGGGCACGGGCTTCGACGTGAAGCACGACGCCGAGATCTACCGTCTCGCCGAAGACGACCTTTACCTGGTGGGCACCTCAGAGGTGGCACTCGCCGGCTACCACGCGGACGAGATCCTCGACTTCTCCGCCGGTCCCATCCGCTACGCAGGCCAGAGCTCCTGCTACCGCCGCGAGGCCGGGTCGCACGGCAAGGACACCCGGGGCATCATCCGCGTGCACCAGTTCAACAAGGTGGAGATGTTCATCTACACCACCGTTGAAGAGGCTGCCGCCGAACACCAGAGGCTCCTTGCCTGGGAAGAGGAGATGCTGGCCAAGTGCGAACTGCCCTACCGGGTGATCGACACCGCGGCCGGCGACCTGGGCATGTCCGCTGCCCGCAAGTACGACTGCGAAGCCTGGGTCCCTACCCAGGGCGCGTACCGCGAGCTGACCTCCACCTCCAACTGCACCACGTTCCAGGCACGCCGGCTGAACATCCGTGAACGCATCGTCAATGCGGAGGGCGTTGCAAAGGGCACCCGCGCCGTGGCCACCCTGAACGGCACCCTGGCCACCACCCGCTGGATCGTGGCCCTGCTGGAGCACCACCAGAACGCGGACGGCTCGGTCAACGTGCCTAAGGCACTCCAGAAGTACCTGGGCGGCCTCGAGGTGCTGCCGGTCCTGTAG